From the Deinococcus radiophilus genome, one window contains:
- the rpoZ gene encoding DNA-directed RNA polymerase subunit omega, producing MAEKYIDRMLDMTDSKYRLSVITAKRALQLSAGAPSVLPADQKAKIHNVVTLAMRELATGQLTTGQELIDEGRFFQDYQRQRQIELQKQLTAERERERD from the coding sequence ATGGCAGAAAAATACATTGACCGCATGCTGGACATGACGGACAGCAAATACCGCCTTTCTGTAATTACCGCCAAGCGCGCCCTGCAACTCAGTGCTGGAGCGCCCAGCGTGTTGCCCGCCGATCAGAAAGCCAAGATTCACAATGTGGTCACGCTGGCCATGCGCGAACTGGCGACCGGACAGCTGACCACCGGCCAAGAACTGATTGACGAAGGCCGCTTTTTCCAGGATTATCAGCGCCAGCGTCAGATCGAATTGCAAAAGCAGTTGACTGCCGAGCGCGAGCGGGAACGCGACTAA
- the glyA gene encoding serine hydroxymethyltransferase yields the protein MTTPLQHKDQAIFDLLGKEAERQRLGLELIASENFTSAAVREAVGSIATNKYAEGYPGKRWYGGCEVIDQIEQLAIDRARELFGAAWANVQPHSGSSANIAVYAALLQEGDTVMGMDLSHGGHLTHGSPVNFSGQRFKIVGYKVDEQTEMLDMEQVRSLALEHQPKMIIAGASAYARQIDFAAFREIADEVGAYLFADIAHIAGLVAAGLHPSPVPHAHIVATTTHKTLRGPRSGLLLSGDPDIGAKVDRAIFPGHQGGPLEHVIAGKAVAFGEALQPAFKDYAAQIIKNAQALARAMEERGYRIVTGGTDNHMFLVDLRPQGLNGTKATQALDANFITISKSTLPYDTEKIMHGGGIRIGTPAVTTRGMTEQHMPKVAELIDRALKGEDVKAEVHEFAGGFPMP from the coding sequence ATGACGACACCACTGCAACACAAGGACCAGGCCATCTTTGATCTGCTCGGCAAAGAGGCCGAACGTCAGCGCCTGGGACTGGAGCTGATCGCTTCGGAGAACTTTACGAGCGCCGCCGTACGCGAAGCGGTGGGCAGCATTGCCACCAACAAGTACGCCGAGGGCTACCCCGGCAAGCGCTGGTACGGTGGCTGTGAAGTGATCGACCAGATCGAGCAACTGGCGATTGACCGCGCACGTGAACTGTTCGGGGCCGCGTGGGCCAATGTGCAGCCACACTCCGGTTCCAGCGCCAACATCGCGGTGTACGCTGCCCTGCTGCAAGAGGGCGACACCGTGATGGGCATGGACCTCAGCCACGGTGGGCACCTGACCCACGGCAGCCCGGTCAACTTCAGCGGTCAGCGCTTCAAGATCGTGGGCTACAAGGTGGACGAGCAGACCGAGATGCTGGACATGGAGCAGGTCCGCTCTCTGGCCCTGGAGCACCAGCCCAAGATGATTATCGCTGGGGCCAGCGCCTACGCCCGTCAGATCGATTTTGCGGCCTTCCGCGAGATCGCCGACGAGGTGGGCGCCTATCTGTTTGCGGACATCGCCCACATCGCCGGACTGGTCGCGGCAGGCCTCCACCCCAGCCCGGTGCCGCACGCGCACATCGTAGCGACCACCACCCACAAGACCCTGCGTGGCCCCCGCTCCGGCCTGCTGCTGTCGGGCGACCCCGACATCGGGGCCAAAGTGGACCGCGCCATCTTCCCTGGACACCAGGGCGGCCCGCTGGAACACGTGATCGCCGGGAAAGCGGTGGCCTTTGGCGAGGCGCTGCAACCCGCTTTCAAGGACTATGCCGCACAGATCATCAAGAACGCTCAGGCGCTGGCCCGCGCTATGGAAGAACGCGGTTACCGCATCGTGACCGGCGGCACCGACAACCACATGTTCTTGGTGGACCTGCGGCCCCAGGGCCTCAACGGCACCAAAGCCACGCAGGCGCTGGACGCGAACTTCATCACCATTTCCAAGTCCACCCTGCCTTACGATACCGAGAAAATCATGCACGGCGGCGGCATCCGCATCGGCACGCCTGCGGTGACCACGCGCGGCATGACCGAACAGCACATGCCTAAAGTGGCCGAGCTGATTGACCGCGCCCTAAAGGGTGAGGATGTCAAAGCCGAAGTCCACGAGTTCGCTGGCGGCTTCCCGATGCCCTGA
- a CDS encoding tRNA (cytidine(34)-2'-O)-methyltransferase codes for MSEAAGPLLHVVLFEPEKAGNVGNIARTCAVLGAALHLIRPYGFHLSDREFRRAVMDYLQGVELHEHASWTAFQGTLPATARVWALTTHAQTYHTQADFRRGDHLLFGPESRGLPLWLRGPLPGVKLPQPGGGRSLNLSVAVGVASFEAARQIEGW; via the coding sequence ATGAGTGAAGCGGCTGGCCCACTGCTGCACGTGGTCCTGTTCGAGCCGGAAAAGGCAGGCAACGTGGGCAACATTGCCCGGACCTGCGCGGTGCTCGGCGCGGCCCTGCATCTGATTCGGCCCTACGGCTTTCATCTGAGTGACCGTGAATTTCGCCGGGCCGTGATGGATTACCTCCAGGGTGTCGAGCTGCACGAACATGCCAGCTGGACCGCCTTCCAAGGCACGTTGCCCGCAACAGCGCGGGTCTGGGCCTTGACCACCCACGCGCAGACTTACCACACCCAGGCCGACTTTCGGCGCGGCGACCATCTGCTGTTCGGGCCTGAGTCGCGGGGGCTGCCGCTGTGGTTGCGCGGGCCGCTGCCCGGCGTCAAGCTGCCGCAACCCGGTGGGGGGCGCAGCCTGAATCTCAGTGTGGCGGTGGGGGTGGCGTCCTTTGAGGCTGCGCGGCAGATTGAAGGCTGGTAG
- a CDS encoding DUF4129 domain-containing protein, with the protein MYLLPVLLLAPHPLALLAFWRYMQFHQRASKKKLAQPTGLDTDSVSPVHDHLHRVRAAYARTEAHLSAQGLTRQDAETPTEYLHRAAQQWPNLSAPLATLGAAYGPVRYGGGVSEGQADQAEQSATLILQGTPAEDPVSSDHSTIQ; encoded by the coding sequence TTGTACCTTTTACCCGTTCTGCTGCTGGCCCCTCATCCCCTGGCGCTGCTGGCTTTCTGGCGATATATGCAGTTTCATCAGCGAGCATCCAAGAAGAAGCTGGCACAGCCTACTGGGTTGGACACGGACTCTGTTTCCCCGGTCCATGATCATCTCCACCGCGTCCGCGCTGCGTATGCCCGCACCGAAGCCCACCTGTCGGCCCAGGGCCTGACCCGGCAAGACGCCGAAACGCCCACCGAGTACCTGCACCGCGCCGCGCAGCAGTGGCCGAACCTATCTGCGCCGCTCGCCACCCTGGGCGCGGCCTACGGCCCCGTGCGCTACGGCGGTGGGGTCAGTGAGGGGCAGGCGGATCAAGCCGAACAGAGTGCGACACTCATTTTGCAGGGCACACCCGCTGAGGATCCCGTATCCTCAGATCACAGCACAATTCAGTAG
- a CDS encoding roadblock/LC7 domain-containing protein, whose translation MTGSKQEQLQAIISDLRSAIPDLRGALIATTDGLPIAQLFTDNTDGNRVAAMAATALGLGKRINDTLGTGDLSEMSVAGLDGQVYIYAAGRKGVLAVVAPSGMNVGLLNMEARDAASRVTTVL comes from the coding sequence ATGACCGGAAGCAAACAAGAGCAACTGCAAGCCATCATCTCCGACCTGCGGAGCGCCATTCCCGATCTGCGCGGTGCATTGATCGCTACCACCGATGGTCTGCCCATCGCCCAGCTGTTTACCGACAACACCGACGGTAACCGTGTGGCCGCCATGGCCGCGACCGCCCTGGGTCTGGGTAAGCGCATCAACGACACCTTGGGCACGGGTGACCTGAGCGAAATGAGCGTGGCGGGCTTGGACGGTCAGGTGTACATCTACGCCGCAGGCCGCAAAGGCGTGCTGGCAGTCGTGGCTCCCAGCGGCATGAACGTGGGTCTGCTGAACATGGAAGCCCGTGACGCCGCCAGCCGCGTCACCACTGTTCTCTAA
- the mgsA gene encoding methylglyoxal synthase: MCAPANRPPQVALIAHDRQKDDLLAFVQRHKEVLAQFHLIATGTTGSVLAEHTGLTIERMLSGPLGGDQQIGARIAEERVLAVIFLRDPLTAQPHEPDVSALLRLCDVHDIPLATNLASADATLLWLERYLATAHPSASV; the protein is encoded by the coding sequence ATGTGTGCCCCAGCCAACCGGCCACCCCAGGTCGCCCTGATTGCCCACGACCGTCAGAAAGACGATCTGCTGGCCTTTGTGCAGCGGCATAAGGAGGTTCTGGCGCAGTTCCATCTGATCGCCACTGGAACCACCGGCAGCGTCCTGGCCGAGCACACCGGGCTCACCATTGAGCGGATGCTCAGCGGGCCACTGGGCGGCGACCAGCAGATCGGTGCGCGGATTGCCGAGGAAAGGGTTCTGGCCGTGATTTTCCTGCGCGATCCGCTCACGGCCCAACCGCACGAGCCGGATGTCTCGGCCCTGCTGCGGCTGTGCGACGTACACGACATTCCGCTGGCAACCAATCTGGCTTCGGCAGACGCGACGCTGCTGTGGCTGGAGCGGTATCTGGCTACAGCCCACCCCAGCGCCTCCGTCTGA
- a CDS encoding DUF368 domain-containing protein: MSDQREIREMGQKAALPLGSVLLRGMAMGAADVVPGVSGGTIAFIAGIYDRLVGAISAVPEALVELGRGGLAAAWRRLDGTFLLTLAAGILISIFSLAQVITYLMHWHPVPLWSFFFGLIVASTVYVGREVKRWDAGAVLGLIAGTALVFWLSVQPPFSPQASLPFLFFAGALASCAMILPGISGSFILLLIGAYAPVLAAVSGRDLLTVAVVGTGAVLGLVLFSRLLHYLLERHRNPLMGVLTGFLVGSLWKIWPWKADPVVYHKELGPQPLAELTGGAYGSLAPYLQSLNPEQAESLKAYLQTNVMPATYERLNQATSGDVMQAVLAALLGFGLIFGIEAISARLAARSMSLPPQG, from the coding sequence GTGAGTGACCAAAGAGAGATACGTGAAATGGGCCAGAAAGCCGCTCTGCCTCTGGGGAGCGTACTGCTGCGCGGCATGGCCATGGGCGCGGCGGATGTGGTGCCAGGCGTGTCGGGCGGGACGATTGCTTTTATCGCCGGGATCTATGACCGCCTGGTAGGAGCGATCTCGGCGGTGCCTGAAGCCCTGGTCGAACTGGGGCGTGGCGGCCTGGCGGCGGCCTGGCGACGGCTGGACGGTACATTCCTGCTGACGCTGGCAGCTGGCATCCTGATCAGCATTTTCAGTCTGGCGCAAGTCATCACTTATCTGATGCACTGGCATCCAGTTCCACTGTGGTCTTTTTTCTTTGGTCTGATCGTCGCCAGCACGGTCTATGTGGGCCGAGAGGTGAAGCGCTGGGACGCCGGGGCCGTCCTGGGGTTGATCGCCGGGACGGCGCTGGTGTTCTGGCTGTCCGTGCAGCCACCTTTCTCGCCGCAGGCCAGCTTGCCGTTTCTGTTCTTTGCCGGGGCGTTGGCCTCCTGCGCCATGATTCTGCCGGGCATCAGCGGCAGCTTTATCTTGCTGTTGATCGGGGCGTATGCGCCTGTGCTGGCCGCCGTTTCGGGGCGTGATCTGCTGACCGTGGCGGTGGTCGGTACAGGCGCGGTCCTAGGGCTGGTGCTCTTCTCGCGGCTGCTGCATTACTTGCTGGAGCGTCACCGCAATCCATTGATGGGCGTGCTGACCGGGTTTCTGGTGGGGTCACTCTGGAAGATCTGGCCCTGGAAGGCCGACCCGGTGGTCTACCACAAAGAACTGGGACCGCAGCCCTTGGCTGAACTGACCGGCGGGGCCTACGGCAGCTTGGCGCCTTATCTGCAAAGCCTGAATCCAGAGCAGGCCGAGTCACTCAAGGCCTACCTGCAGACCAACGTCATGCCCGCCACCTACGAGCGGCTGAACCAGGCCACTTCCGGTGATGTGATGCAGGCGGTGCTGGCCGCCCTCCTCGGCTTCGGACTGATTTTCGGAATAGAGGCCATTTCGGCGCGGCTGGCGGCCCGTTCCATGTCTTTGCCGCCCCAAGGCTAA
- the ispF gene encoding 2-C-methyl-D-erythritol 2,4-cyclodiphosphate synthase, with protein sequence MTLAPLPYRIGYGEDAHRLSAGRSLVLGGVTVPAERGAVAHSDGDVILHALSDALLAGVAAGDIGQYFPDTDAAWKDLDSAQILTRALDVTRERGYTLAQLSLVVTLDQPRLGPLRAEIAAHVAALCGLAPGEVGLSFKTSERLAPDHVQARVTVLLLPEADHE encoded by the coding sequence ATGACTCTTGCCCCCCTGCCTTACCGAATCGGCTACGGCGAAGATGCCCACCGCCTGAGCGCTGGCCGCTCCCTGGTCCTGGGTGGTGTCACGGTGCCCGCCGAGCGTGGCGCTGTGGCCCACAGCGACGGTGATGTGATTCTGCATGCCCTCTCTGACGCCTTGCTGGCGGGTGTAGCGGCTGGGGACATCGGCCAATATTTTCCCGATACCGACGCGGCCTGGAAAGACCTCGACTCAGCGCAGATCCTGACCCGTGCGCTGGACGTGACCCGTGAGCGCGGCTACACCCTGGCCCAGTTGTCGCTGGTGGTGACGCTGGATCAGCCCCGGCTGGGACCGCTGCGCGCCGAGATCGCCGCTCATGTTGCGGCGCTGTGCGGCCTGGCTCCCGGCGAGGTTGGCCTTAGCTTCAAGACCTCCGAGCGGCTGGCCCCAGACCATGTGCAGGCCCGTGTCACGGTGCTGCTGCTGCCTGAGGCTGACCATGAGTGA
- a CDS encoding protoglobin domain-containing protein — protein MTQLERNSWHVKDTAVASELIELLGLSDAEKASLKALHGKAQELGPQMTQEFYDRILSKENTAQYMEGADVERLRVSVSDWFSDLFAGDYGTDYAQKRIVIGKIHVKIGLPVRYPLAMLDVVQKYGELVTEGQSEDVKQAFRKVLALDIAIFNQAYEDNQLHHLSELMGNERLARRLLQGDL, from the coding sequence ATGACTCAACTTGAACGCAACAGTTGGCACGTCAAGGACACCGCAGTCGCCAGTGAACTGATTGAACTGCTGGGATTGTCCGACGCTGAAAAAGCTTCTTTGAAAGCCCTGCACGGCAAAGCGCAGGAACTGGGTCCCCAGATGACCCAGGAGTTCTATGACCGCATCCTGTCGAAGGAGAACACCGCCCAGTACATGGAAGGTGCTGACGTAGAACGCCTGCGCGTCTCGGTGAGCGACTGGTTCAGCGACCTGTTTGCCGGAGACTACGGCACCGACTACGCCCAGAAGCGCATTGTGATTGGCAAGATTCACGTGAAGATCGGTCTGCCGGTACGCTACCCACTGGCCATGCTGGACGTGGTTCAGAAGTACGGCGAACTGGTCACCGAAGGGCAGAGCGAAGATGTGAAGCAGGCCTTCCGTAAAGTGCTGGCCCTGGATATCGCCATCTTTAACCAGGCCTACGAAGACAACCAGCTGCACCACCTCAGCGAGCTGATGGGCAACGAGCGTCTGGCACGCCGCCTGCTCCAGGGCGACCTGTAA
- a CDS encoding AAA family ATPase: MERVQANVARVLVGKEDVTRLALAGILAGGHILLEDAPGTGKTMLARALAVSLGLDFARVQFTPDLLPSDVTGVSIYREGQFQFVPGPIFTGILLADEINRATPKTQSALLEAMGEGQVTESGVTHRLDKPFVVIATQNPVEHEGTYALPEAQLDRFLLKLSVGYPELDQEVQMLGRLQSTHPIDTLEPVAGPADLLAAQRAVRDIRVSPDLQHYLASLVAATRRHPRISLGAGPRASLGIQAAAQALAYLDGRDFVTPDDVKVAARGVLTHRLLLNIEARMADVGAASLVEEILGTVPVPAEQVSAPVSAG; encoded by the coding sequence ATGGAACGCGTGCAGGCCAATGTGGCCCGCGTATTGGTCGGCAAGGAGGACGTGACCCGGCTGGCGCTGGCGGGTATCCTGGCCGGGGGACACATCCTGCTGGAAGACGCGCCCGGCACCGGCAAGACCATGCTGGCGCGTGCCCTGGCTGTCAGTCTGGGGCTGGACTTTGCGCGGGTGCAGTTCACGCCCGACCTGCTGCCCAGCGACGTAACCGGGGTCAGCATCTACCGTGAGGGCCAGTTCCAGTTCGTGCCCGGTCCCATTTTTACCGGCATCCTGCTGGCCGACGAAATCAACCGCGCCACCCCCAAAACGCAGTCGGCGCTGCTGGAAGCGATGGGAGAGGGGCAGGTCACCGAATCCGGCGTGACGCACCGCCTGGACAAGCCCTTCGTGGTCATTGCGACTCAGAACCCCGTAGAGCATGAGGGGACCTACGCCCTTCCCGAAGCTCAGTTGGACCGTTTCCTCCTGAAACTGTCGGTGGGCTACCCTGAGCTGGATCAGGAAGTGCAGATGTTGGGCCGTCTGCAATCCACCCACCCGATTGACACGCTGGAACCCGTCGCTGGCCCTGCCGATCTGCTGGCCGCGCAGCGAGCGGTGCGGGACATCCGGGTCAGCCCGGATCTGCAGCATTATCTGGCGTCGCTGGTGGCGGCCACCCGCCGTCATCCCCGCATCAGCCTGGGCGCTGGCCCCCGCGCGTCGCTTGGTATTCAGGCGGCGGCGCAGGCGCTGGCGTATTTGGATGGGCGCGACTTTGTGACCCCGGACGATGTCAAGGTGGCGGCGCGTGGCGTGCTGACCCACCGCCTGCTGCTGAACATCGAGGCCCGCATGGCCGATGTGGGCGCGGCTTCCCTGGTTGAGGAGATTCTGGGCACGGTGCCGGTCCCCGCCGAGCAGGTATCCGCCCCCGTTTCGGCAGGCTGA